In Silene latifolia isolate original U9 population chromosome X, ASM4854445v1, whole genome shotgun sequence, the following proteins share a genomic window:
- the LOC141622635 gene encoding UDP-glycosyltransferase 73C5-like codes for MANANSPPHAIIFPFMAQGHTIPLLDLAKVLSFRGVKVTIITTPSNAKQISSHFATKFSSTISTHVIPFPVVDGLPLGYENTKDLTSDDQRLPFLRATLKLKQPFESYLRDLVDTGDRPICAICDFFLGWAVTVSSSLNIPGILFYGMGVLSTKISFSVFINQEYVRTLMNGEKLENVSGLACPFPLILDDFPVFKDINNPSKKFFQENGGDGGTTTCWGVLCNSFEELEGEFVTALEESFGRSRVKAWCVGPLLLYDDPEENKTFPKDGNVSKSSISSWLDEQHEDVIYVSFGTQSYISKSQMDEIAQGLDSAGHPFIWVVRSSSWTPPAEWEERVKGRGLVIREWVDQRSILAHLVIGGFLSHCGWNSVLESLSMGVPILTWPIGAEQPLNAKLVVHVLKAGLAMDSTLDEVREEGVVYGCNAISSGVKELMGEESGRLARKRAKEIGLMARNAVEKDGSSSKKLDHLINSLKEHSVRLNS; via the coding sequence ATGGCTAATGCAAATTCTCCCCCTCATGCAATCATCTTCCCCTTCATGGCTCAAGGCCACACGATCCCTTTGCTAGACTTAGCCAAAGTTCTGTCATTTCGAGGCGTAAAGGTGACCATCATCACTACACCTTCCAATGCTAAACAAATTTCTTCACATTTCGCCACAAAATTCTCATCCACCATTTCGACTCATGTTATACCGTTTCCTGTAGTGGACGGTTTACCTCTAGGTTATGAAAACACGAAAGATCTAACTTCAGACGATCAACGTCTTCCGTTCTTAAGAGCGACTTTGAAGCTAAAACAACCTTTTGAGAGTTATCTTAGGGATCTTGTCGATACAGGAGACCGTCCAATTTGCGCAATTTGCGACTTTTTTCTTGGATGGGCTGTAACTGTTTCCTCTTCCTTAAACATCCCTGGAATACTGTTTTATGGTATGGGAGTCTTATCGACGAAGATTAGTTTTTCCGTATTCATAAATCAGGAATACGTAAGGACTTTAATGAACGGCGAAAAGCTGGAAAATGTGTCTGGATTAGCATGTCCATTCCCCTTGATTCTCGACGATTTCCCTGTTTTTAAGGATATAAATAACCCGTCGAAGAAATTCTTCCAAGAGAACGGTGGTGATGGTGGGACCACCACTTGTTGGGGAGTACTCTGCAATAGTTTTGAAGAACTCGAAGGCGAGTTTGTAACCGCCCTTGAGGAATCCTTTGGAAGATCCCGTGTTAAAGCATGGTGTGTTGGACCGCTTTTACTATACGATGATCCAGAAGAGAATAAAACATTTCCGAAAGACGGAAATGTCTCAAAATCTTCGATTTCTAGTTGGCTAGATGAGCAACATGAGGATGTAATCTATGTCTCATTTGGGACACAATCTTACATATCGAAATCACAAATGGACGAGATTGCGCAGGGACTAGACTCGGCGGGTCACCCGTTCATCTGGGTGGTTCGCTCGAGTAGTTGGACACCGCCGGCGGAATGGGAGGAAAGGGTGAAAGGAAGAGGGTTAGTGATAAGGGAGTGGGTGGATCAAAGGAGTATATTAGCCCATCTAGTAATCGGAGGGTTTTTAAGTCATTGTGGTTGGAACTCGGTTCTAGAGAGCTTGTCTATGGGCGTACCCATATTGACTTGGCCAATTGGCGCGGAACAGCCTCTAAACGCCAAATTAGTGGTGCATGTCTTGAAGGCAGGGTTAGCCATGGATTCGACACTGGACGAGGTACGAGAGGAGGGTGTGGTATATGGGTGTAATGCCATTAGTAGTGGAGTGAAGGAGTTGATGGGTGAAGAGAGTGGAAGATTAGCTCgaaaacgggcgaaagagatagGATTAATGGCAAGAAATGCTGTAGAGAAAGATGGTTCATCTTCTaagaaattggatcatttgatcAACTCTTTAAAGGAGCACAGTGTGCGATTAAATTCTTAA